The Rattus rattus isolate New Zealand chromosome 8, Rrattus_CSIRO_v1, whole genome shotgun sequence genome contains the following window.
TGGCTGAGTTCCACCAGCCAGAGCTGTCTAGGACCAAACCGAGTAGCCCTTTGGACACGGTGGGCGCATGGGTATCATGGTGGAATTAAGCGGGGAGCTGACGAGCACATTTTGCCCGCTTTGGTCAGGGTCATCCCAGAGGCTGCTTTCTGCTCTGTTGAGTCAATAAGGAACCAGGGAGGAAGCTCAGAACCCCAGGCTCACTGCAGGGCATCTTTCCAAGTCCTGCAGAGCGATTCTGCAAAGGCCAAGCCAGCCATGGCTGGATCTGAGGTCCAGCTAAAGGCTTGTTTCTACATCCTGTCTGCCAGCTCCAGCCTGCTGCTACAGAACTACACTGGATGGGGTGGCCCTGCTAAGAGACCCTTAGTATGTCAGTCCAAACCAGCTgtgttctcccttccccctggCTAGAATGCTGTTGTGCGCGCCCTTCCTTTCTACCTGGGACACTTAGTTCCTGATCCAGCTGCATCCTTGGAGCACCTTCCTCCTCCCCGTCCACACACACAACTTTTGTTCCccataaaaaaaaacacttctgtGCTTTGCAACCAACCACCCGTCTTGGAATGTAATTCtgttgtgcctttgttttctgtcACCCACTCCCTCAAAAGCAACTGCTGTAAGCTTTTTTCTAACCCATCTTTTCtagccccaccccttcctccggCTCCCCCTGTTCCAGCCCCAATATCTGGATGCACTTGTGTGGTCCAGGTACTCTAAGAACCAGTTACCTCAGACCCGATGTGCAACAGTGTCACCATCCGGCCCTCTCCGTCCTGCTAACTCTTACCACACATGCAGGAGGCCCACTGAGCGCGGACACTGACTTGTTTTAAAGCAAAACTCTTCCCGAGGTTGGAACCAGGGGCTTCTGGCAAGCCTGTGCGGGCACTGCGGTGGGACTGGTCGGGAGTGTCATCCGAATGGTGCTTCCTGTGCGTTCTGCCGTGTTCAGTATTCTCATAGTCTGGAGAGGCAGACTGGCTGgtctcgcacgcacgcacgcacgcacgcacgcacgcacgcacgcacgcacgcacgcacgcaaatCAGCTCCAAAGATGAGCTCTTCCTAACACATTTCCAGTCGCTAGAGCTCAGATGTAGAACATTCCTTCAAACAGCAGGGTAGAAGCCCCCATCCACCGCCACAGTGCATTCTGGGAAGATGTCTGTAGTATACATTGCTGTGGGATTAGGCCTTGTGGGATATGGCTGCTTgtcattttgatgtattttaaataaataaatatataaatataaatatatatatatttttaaagagcctTTTTTACCAGTTCAAAAGCTTAATTAACCAGCTGTCACCACACCTGAATTTTTGTCTCTGGGGCATCGAAGGCAGGCCGAGACTAAAAGTGGTACCTCAGCTGTGAGTTGTCTGCCCTGggctgtcctgctgtcctgctgACCATGGGACACCAGGGTCGGCGTTTTCCCAGTGGGCTTCAACTCAGCCCTCTGCGGTGTTTGGTCTCTGCCCCACTTAGCGGACTGTAGTCCCCAGTCCTTGTAAGTGCTTTAGCCTGAGTGGGGTTTCCCCAGAGCAGTGCCACAAGTGTATGAGTTTAGCCAAATAATTTCTCCACAGGGAAAAGCGTTATCACGGAAATTTTACCTACTTCGAAAGAGACCGGAGTAGGAAAAACTAGTTGTGAGTCTGTCTGGGAGCAAGCAGTTTTCACTCGGGCAGGAGATCTCATTTGAAATGCTAGGCCCACCAGCAAGGGtgcagttgttaaaaaaaaacgcCAGAGGCttgctttccctccccctccactccccgCACCACCCCCCAATTCtgtaaaaatgcaaagaaagctGAGTGGTACTTGAGGACCGCAGGAGAGGGTACCGCAGATTAGAGACACGCGTCTAGACTTCAGTTCATGCCACAGGTGCACACGATGCCGTTTTCAACTGTACGAGAGAGTCTGCTTATCAACCTGACATCATCCCGGTGGTGATGTCAGAGGCCACGTTTTCCCACATGTTAATATCTCTCCACATCTGTCCTCGAATCTGAGTCGCATTATGTAGTACCGTAAGCTTAATTTGTGCCGAGTTTGATGTCGACTCCCGTGAAGAAGAGCTTCTGGGCACGTGACAGACAGTGAATTACAAAACACAGCAGAGCACAGAATTCTTGCAGGGACAGTTTTGGAACCAGCAGAAAGTGTCACTTTTTAGTTACCATCTTATGTATCAGTTTTACCGGCTATTTCTGAATTTGTACATTATTTGGAAGGGAAACCGTAAGGCTTGTCTAACTTAGTGGAAATGTGTGTGTCGCCCTTAGGATGGGTAACTAAGTCTCACTAAGCTGTGTTATCTAACTTGTATATATGAATTGTAATTAAGAGTTCGGATTCATCTGTTTCTCACGGTTTAAAACGACAAGTCGTCGCGAGGTCTGGAGATGTGACTAGTCTGCGATTTCGAGCTGTAGAAGTGACATAGCTCTCTGAAGTGCTGAAACACTAAAACTTCCAGTTTTGGGCTCAAATTCGATGACTGTATGCCGGAGTATGTGAGGCGTAAATGTAGTGGGGTACTTTTCACCCTTGTagctataaaataaacattttgtagAACAGAAAATAGCTTGTACTACTGAATTAACAAAAGTTATACTAAAGTATcatgtcttaaaatatatatatatatctatatatatctatacagaGTTAAGCTTGTTGCTGTCACCCTGTCTGGATTTGAAAAGTGTgctgatttatatatatatatattacacacacacacacacacacacacacacacacacacacacacacacacacacacacacacacacacacagagctataaTGGCCTGAAGCAGACATTCATGCAACTACAGTTGCGAAGTGCAAACGTTTTAGAAAGAACATTGTACCATAGTTCATTCATCTGCGTGAATCCTCGCTCCTTTTTCCTGTGGTAATTTTAGAAACGAGTGTCAAGTTTGAAATTAGATCTGCTAAGTTGGGGTTCTGCTGCCTGATTCTGCACTGGGTCCCCAAACAAACCGATGTGAATGTAGTTCCCCACCCCTGTGTGAAGGAGCAGCCACACCCCCAAcagaataggaggaaaagtctaGAAGTATCTCAAGGTTTATCTTtttgtatatgaaaataaataataataaataaaataaccttgtCCGTccgtattttcttttttttttttaaatgtatggatATTTCTGAATGTGTGTATTGGTAGGCCGTCTATGTGTGgatgcccagagaggccagaactGGTGACcagactggagctggagttatgggtagttgtgagctgacatatgagtgctgggaattgaacttggatcctctctctctctctctctctctctctctctctctctctctcttctctcttctctcttctctctctctctttattgtttttttgaggcagggtttctccttgtagccctggatgtcctggaaccaggctggtctcagacccaccgagatccacctgcctctgcctcccgagtgctgggattaaaggtgtgtgccaccactgccaggcatttactactttttaaaattatagcaaCTCATCCTGTTTCCCAcaacctatctgtctgtctgtccatctgtatgtctttccttccctctttctttcccttcccaagaTAAGTTTCTCtgcagctctggctatcctagaatgcactctatagaccaggctagcctggaatgaATACTGAGATCTGCCTACCTGGGCTCTGCCtgactgttgggattaaaggcgtgtgccaccacctcccagctttagtttttatctttaaattatgTGGGTGGTGGGCGTGGGTGGTGGGGTACCTGCATGTGAGGGCAGTGAGAAGAAGGTGTCatatttcctggagctggagttctaggtAGTCCTATATTCccaacatgagtgctgggaaccgaatttGGATTCTCTGGaggagcatcaagtgctctttcCTGAGTCATTGCTGATGGCAGCCCCAGTGCGGTCTGTCCTGATTACATGGGCTGGTTCTGGTCAGCCTGTGGGCCCTTGTTTGACAGATGTGTGGACCACTGTCTTATGGGGCTGGACCATAAGACACTCGCCATTCTCCACTTTCGCCAGCTGGGCTACTGAGCTGGTTCAGACGGCTAAAGATGTTGCAGAAGCTGGAGAACTGAGTTCGGTCCCTTGGACCGACATAAAGGTGTAAGGGGAGAACCTACATGCTTAACCATCAACTAGTGGCAGGCTGTACATCCcagtaaccctagcacttggtaGATGGAGGCAAGGCGAACAGGGGCTCAAGGTCATCTCCTAAATGGACTATTTCTGGGACTAACAGTAAGTTCTTCATAGGCaggaggatgtttgccgaaaGCACATGGAACCCTACCTCGAGCCATCTCGTGCCTTTCAGTCCACGCTGAGCAGGATTCTTGTGAGTGGATTGGAGAGGCTCTGGTTTTGGTTTTACAGAGGATCTCTGTTAGGCATGGCTAAGTGTGGACTCGCTGCTGAGGTGCTGGAGAAATAACATCACCAAATGAGAACACAGGTCCTCAAAAGAACAATATACTACTGGTTCCCATTGCCTAGCAGAGAAGACAGCTCTGGAAACCAGCTTGCTCCCCTTGCAGATCAGATCTTAGGACCTATGACAtgagaaatgttttctgagtcAGATTTCTGAACGGGTGGATGCCTTTTAACTCAGCCCTTATTAAGCACCTGCTGGAAAGCTCCTAGTGGCTCTTTACAGTCCACTTGTGCAAACTTTGGCCCCTTCTAGTCTTTGACATATAGAAAGGTCGTGTTTCACTAGTGAGTGCAGAAAAGGAACTTTAGACTCACATttagctggatggtggtggtgcatacctttaatcccagtacatgggaggcagaggcagatggatctctgagttcaaggccagcctggtctactgagtgaattctaggacagccagggctacgcagagaaaccctgtctctaaaaaacagGCAAAACCAACCAAACTTGACACTAGTTTGAGAAGTAGAAAAGAGCTCAGGGAGCTTGTCCTCCACTGATAAATCTTAAGCAGCCCTAGGGAGTACCAGGGCTTTCTTGCACACTTTAAAAACTGATTTAACCCTTTCACAGGTGGGCAAGCAGGTCCCCATGGTGTCCTTCCAATGGGACCAAGTGGCATTTACTGTTGCTTTGTAGGAAAGGGCCTGGATAAGGGGAAAAAATGTGtatggggactggggagatgactcagcggttaagagcactgactactcttccagaggtcctgagttcaaatcccagcaaccacatggtgcctcacaaccgtctgtaatgggatctgatgctgtcttctggtgtctgaagacagtgtgctcatatatacataaagtaagtaaaatcatttaaaaaatgtgtatgggtggtttgcttgtatctatggctgtgtgctttgtgtgtgatGAGAATATAGtaaccagaagaggtcatcagattccctgggatgGACTTCTAGCTTATGAGACTCCATGTGGGGTCCAGGATTTGGACCCAGTCTAGTGCTCCAGCCTCATCTACACTTAAATGACTGCGTGACAAAttctagccagagctacagaagTAGCCTCTGGGTAGACCAGTAGTTTTTTGGTTGCATTGCCAGGGCTATCCATTGCACGTGACAGAAGTTATTAGGCTAAAAGAGGCTGTCGTGTAAGAACCCAGGTGAAGCAGCTACCTGTCATGGAACAGGACATGGAGTGTGGGCTCCAGGGCCTTGAGAGCTGGGATCATTGAGTTGAAAGCCCTGCAGACCAGTAGGAAAGCATTTCTTCTGTAATTGCTCAGTGGGGGCCAGACACATTTGCTCAGTTGTTTACTGGGCTGGAAACTAGTCTGTAGATCCAGCTTGAGTTTGTTAAATCACAGGTTTGTGGCCGGGAGAGAGTATCCGACCTCCCTGGAAAAGGTGAGACCTAGATCAAGAAATCAAGGTCAGAGACCTATGGGATTGATCTGTGACTTCACAGAAGCCATTCTTGGGGAGGGATTTCTCAAACAGCTTTCTCTCTGAGGCTTTTAAGACAATGCCGAAATTCCTTAGCTGGTCAGTAGAAGTGGCCTCTTGCTGAGTGATTGTCCTAAGGTCAGTATTTTCTCCAGTAAGAACTGGGAATTGCTGGAGATGTGGGTTATTCAgtagaatatttgcctagcatgcgtgCTCTGAGTTAGAACCCCCAGCATTGACTAAATTGGGCCTAGTGTCgtgcacttgtaatctcagcattctgggTGAGGAGGCGGAAGGATTACATGTTCAAGGCCATCAGCTACATGAAGAGTTCCAGGCTATCCTAGGATATGAGTCCCCATCTCAAGGGGGAGAATGGCAAATTTTGGGGGTGAGGGTGCTGcgccagctccaggggagcctGACATGAAACAACTGTGGTCAGCAGGCCAGAGATATGTGTTCCTCGGAACGTGGtctcctggagacacttggccacttcctccttgACTTTCTGCCTAGCCGATTCCAATGGGTATAATCGGGAGTTACatatttgctcttttgtttctttctctactaACAGGAACATGGAGACCCGATTTGGTCTTTATGGACCATGCCTCTTTTGAAAGCTCtagcaaaaattaagtagaatcagAATGAGACTCTAAGAGTTGTGATCAATAACTTACAACAGGAAGAATTAACTGTGGAAAATTCAAACATTTAGGAATTCCTATCAAGTAGTTATGTGGAAGAAAACATTACCTAATTAGAGGAAGGAGTGGGCCGCTCCTTTAGATAGAAACAGCCTGAGTAGATACAGGGCTACTGCAGAGCCATTGCCCTACACAGGGACACATGATGAAGAAGGGGATAGATGGGTTAATATTGATGGAAACAGAgtattatattattctttaaattttatagaatgcTTGGCCAGATCACGTCCCCATGCTTGTCTATTATCAAAAGGAactatcctatctttaaaaagacaattataGCCTTTCCGGTGGTGACGACCTCCCCATGAGAACACGCCTCTCTCAAAGGAtctccttcatccctctccagaagaggagaagaggaaacacaagaaaaagcgCCTGGTGCAGAGCCCCGATTCCTGCTTTATGGATGTGAAATGCCCAGAATGCTATAAAATCACCACGGTCTTTAGCCACGCACAAACGGTAGTCGCGTGTGTTGGCTGCTCCACTGTGCTCTGTCAGCCTACAGGCGGAAAGACCAGGCTGACAGAGGGACGCTCCTTCAGGAAGAAGCAGCGCTGAAAGCCCCCGAGACAAGATGAGTGGGAACCTTCCCAGCAAACACATTTTGGATatataaccccccccccaaaaaaagacaacTACATGAATATTGGCtaagagagagtaaaagactAAAGACTCTTTACAGCCATCTGTCCTGTTGTTACCCGAGAGATGATATTTAGAGACTGAGGTAAATGAGGTTTATGACCACCGCCTGGCACCAGTCTGATTCTCAGGAAAGTTTATTTCcggtcttgctttctgttctgaactttatgtaaactgttaaactttttcttggttattgtttgagTGTACCCTGGCAAGGGGCCAAAAAATTAGCTCCTGTTCAAGCATCGTTTATAACCACAAAGCAGATTTCAGTAAAATCGCAGCAGATTCAAACCACCCTgagtgtgttgtgtctgtctgtcattgtgccttcctgagtaccagagTCCGGTGTCCTCTGTCTGAGTCCCATggcatgagttttttttttttttttttttttttgagctttttttttttttcgagctgggaccgaactcagggccttgcgcttgctaggcaagcgctctaccactgagctaaatccccaaccccgttttttgttttttttgagacggagttccctggctgtcctgaaactttttgtagaacaggctggccttgaactcagagatccatttgcttctgcctccccacgtgttgggattaaagaagtgGGCAACCTTCACACCAGCAAATTTAAGTCCATGTGGGTGTTCGGGTCAGTGAATCGCTAAAGAATGATACCCTACACTCAAACAGTATGCTGAAGCAAAGGACATTGATTGGACAAACTCCTGTGTGCTGGGGCCTAATTCCATCGAGATGAAAGGACCCCGACTGAATTCGAAGATTCAGTTTTAAAGCCAAAAAAGAGGAACATTAGGGAGGGTTAGGTGGTCTGTATCTTGATTGGTCGGTTCTATCTCTGGGGGTCTGGGCCGTGCTATGATTGGTTAGGATCTTGATTCAAGCATACTTGCTTGACTATTCTTGCTTCTTGCCAAGGAGGGGTAGCTCTTGACCTCTTGGCTGCAGGTTTGCCTAACTATTCTTTTGCAAACTGGAGAGGGGTCCCTTCTGTGTAAGCCCGGTTGTTCccgtcatggagtcagcctggcttgGGCCGATGCTCTCTTTTCATGGGAAGCCGGAGGGAGACTGCTGCAGGCGAAGACCTATTTATCTGAGTGGGGATCTGTCAAACACaaatattcttccttttaaaaaataatttatctaactttatcttatgtgcattggtgtgagggtgtcagacaTAGTTGTGagcgctgggatttgaacccaggtcctttggaagagcagacagtgctcttagccactgagccatctctccagccctcatgttCTCCCTTTATCAGTGGGTAATTTTGCCCATCAGTTTTGTAGTCTACGATCAAGTAGAGAGGTACCATGAAGTGGCTAACATTTGTAGTGGGTTTGACGGCATGCATCCTGTGTATACAGTCTTAGGCCTGAGATGAATCCGTATTGTTAACTTCTTTTTCGAGTAGGGTCTTGACATGTAGCTGAGACTcctttggaactcactatggagtcTAAGCTGATCTGGAACTCCTTCCTcggcttccctagtgctgggcttacaggcaggCTCCACCAAACACAATTACAGTTAATTACATCTACTCATTTATGTCTGTCTATACATACCTGTGCATGGAGGAGGGCAAGCACATGCCTGTGGCagttagaggacagctttcaggaatcagttctcttctaccagataggttccagggattgagtTCAGGTGTCAGTTTTGGTAGCAAGCACCCTTACTGGATGAGCCACCTTGCAGGCCTAGGCAcgaattaaaagaagaaacatggaCTAACACACCTGAGTAGTTTGGTAGGGAATTAAATTTCTGAGCTCTGGTTCAGAGTCTCTGGCTACCACGAAGTACTGTTTTTCCAAGAGACTCGATGGAAGGTACAAACACTTTAGGAGTTAacggtgtgtgtatgtgtgtgtgtgtgtgtgtgtgtgtgtgtgtgtgtgttttcactttGAAGCCAGGTGTCACAAACAGTACAATGGGGTACAGGTTTTGGAATCACACCGAGTTGGATCCCAGTCTAGGAGATCCTTGGTGGATCATGAGCACGCGTTTACTCACTATCAAATGAGACTTAAGGCAATTTCTTCAGAGGACCGTACACTCGCACCATTAAATTGACAAGCCAGGACGCTTTCAACTGGCCTGGACCAGGGATGGAGGCAGGCGCGCTAGCCCCGCTGGACACTAGGGGGCGCACGAGGCCCTCAGCAGAGGAAGCCTCTGGGAGGTGGCTCGGGTTGGCGCGTGCGCGCCTGGTTCCCGAGCGGGCGATTGGACCTTTCTGGCCTCGAAGTCCCCGCGTGCGCATGCGCGGCAGAGACAAAGTGCTGGCGGCCCAGAATCATGGCTGCAAAGGGCTTCGCTTCGCGTCTCAGGGACTCGCGGCTGTTTCTGAATGGCTTCTTGGCCGGGGCTGTAGTGGGCGCCGCAGGAGCAGGGCTGACGGCGGTGCAGTTCCTCCAGCGTCGGGACGCGGGGTCCGCGAGGCCGGCGAGGCAGCCGCACGGTGAGTCTGCGGGCCGGCTCTGTCCCTGGTGCTCGGCTCCCtctgctccccctgctcccccaaATTCTTCACCCGGCTGCGGGCTCACACGTCATCGCCCCTCCATCCTTAGCTCCACCCCGAGCTGAGACTATGTTTGTTCTCCACCTTAGGTGCAGCACAGTGCCTGGTACAGAATTGGCCTTCAGTaagtgtcttagtttcttttcctgttgctgtgactaTGTATACccgacagaagcaacttaagggaagggTCTGTTTTAGCTCCCAGTTCGAGGTGCACCTCATCCTGGCCGGAAAGGATCTCGAAGCGTCTGGCCACATCGCTTCCACTGTCCGGAAACGGGGACAGATGCGTGCTGCTGTTCGGCTTACTTTTCTCCCAGTTTATATAGTGCAGATCCCAGTTAGGGAGTGGCCCCAGCCAGAATTAAACTGGGGATTCCTATATCAATTAATACAATCAAGATCATCCTTTTCCCCGGAGGCCCGTTTCTTAGGTGTTTGTAGATTCAGTCAAATTGACAGCGTTAACCATCACAGCAAGTATGTTTGAAGGCGTTTCCGTAAATACCTGCTAGCCAGTCTTCTTGTGAACATCCTTAAATTaacagggcatggggaggagtcCCTTGGAAGCAGCTTCCAGTCGAGTCCACTAGGAGGAAGTGTTAGTTTCCCAGCCGCAGTCCTTCCTTGAGCTAAAACACTGGGGAAGTATCCGAGAGGGACAGTTTAggtgggcttttttgtttgtttgtttgtttgttttgttttgagctagTACTCACTGTGACCCAACCAGGCATGAGATTTGTTGGAGTAACAGGTGTATGTACTCACTCATGGAGTTAGggtcttttaaaaactaaacggATACTTAACCCGGCAGCTGATAGATCATGATgatgaaaaactaaaattatgGCCATTTTTGTCTCTATAAGTAGCAAGACTTTCCCGTCCAACTTTGTCAGTGACTAATAATTAGTAGGGGCACTATGGTTTCCTTCGAGTTCTAtctgttatctgtctgtctgtccatctatccgtccattcatctgtctgtctgtccatccattcatccatacacacatgcacatgtgtgcgcaGTTTGTGGTACGGACAGATTTGGGAAACTGATGTGAAACGCCAGTAAGATCGGGCTCTTAGTTCATTTTTGGTACCAGGAATGAAGCTAGGCCTTCTAGTACATGCACCTCTGTCACTgagctctgctcctcctccaccctGCACACCTCCAGCCAGGCCTTTATTTAGTTATTCAGTCATTACCACGACTGAGTGTAGTGACACACATGCCTGTAAACTCAGCGTGTGgtaggcaggggcaggaggagcaaaATTTCAAGGCCTGCCTAGGCCACGGAGTGACTTCGTATTTAGTTATGAGTGATCCTGCGTTTGTTCCCCAGCAACAACGCCAATCACGTACCCCTATCGCTGAAGCTTATTGTGAATACCCAGCAGATGATAGGCAGAGGAGGACTTTGCTAAACTGTTTCCTTTGACCTAATAAATAATGGCAAAGACGAGGCCTGTTTGATTAGACCCGTGTCCCCCTCCCAAGGACTCAGAATCGGACTCCATGATGAGACTTTTGAACCGGTTGATTTTAGACATCACTGTTGTCTTTAGAAACTTTTGCTCTTAATAAGAGTCACTAATTACTTTTTTCTGTTCAtaactcccccccccctttttttttctttcttttttagaatcTGCAGAAAAAGTTGTCTTGGAACAGTTTGGATTTCCTTTAACTGGAACAGAGACCAGGCGTTACACCAACCATGCCTTGTCGTATGATCAGGCAAAGCGGGTGCCCAGATGGGTTCTTGAACATATATCCAAGGACAAGATCATCGGTAGGTGGTTGGGGGAAAGTAACAGGTGCCGATTAAAGGGTTTCATGTTTGAAACAAGAAGACTGTCGATGGTATTTTCAATCATTGTATCTCACAGCGCACATTGAAAATGATGTCTGTTTGCTCTCTGAAAAGCAGCTGGGAGCTATTATACGTCTGGTCCacaggtagagagacagaggaaaaaaagagactgGGTTTAGCAGCACAGCTCGTCCGATGAGGCAAGCCACACCCCCCAACCCTTCTTTTCCCCTCAGCCGTCCACCGGGTGGGGACTAGCAGACAGATActgtctgtggaggccattctcattctaaCTGCCACATTATTTACAAACACTCGTCCCACTAAGACATCTGTTTCGGGGGTTTCTGGCTGGAGTCCTTA
Protein-coding sequences here:
- the LOC116908269 gene encoding 40S ribosomal protein S27-like; this encodes MPGLGSLDESESEEFSRSLALASSVSCCIFFGFLRHSFGDDEARSAFQAGLMAEDDFPRSANTPLSKDLLHPSPEEEKRKHKKKRLVQSPDSCFMDVKCPECYKITTVFSHAQTVVACVGCSTVLCQPTGGKTRLTEGRSFRKKQR